Within the Strix uralensis isolate ZFMK-TIS-50842 chromosome 30, bStrUra1, whole genome shotgun sequence genome, the region GGCGAGCCgggcccggtgccggtgccgccgtgagccccgccgcccgccgccgccatggctccgggccgccgccgctcgcTCCTGCTCCGAACTGCGCGCGGAAAGCCGGCGTCCCGTCCCTATTGGCCACCGCCCACGCCGCTCACCGCCCGCCTCCCCCTCCTCGCCCAATGGCAGCGCGGCGCCGCGCGGCTAGGCTGCGCCCCGCTTGTTCCTGTCACTCCACGCCGCGCTCGGCCAATAGCGACCCGCCGGCCGGCGCTGACCCCGCCCCCTCGCTCCCGTATGTCCGCGGGTTCGAGCCCTGCGGGCCCGGCCCAACTGGCTCGGCCGTGGCCGCCGGAGGTAATTGGGTCACGGCGGGAGGCGAAGGCGGTTCTTAACGGTTGCGGGAACCGCCCCGGGAGAATGGGGCCGGCCCGACTGTGGGGAGCCCCGCGGGGGtccccccgctcctgccccggCGTGGAGGCCGCGGCGCCCCCCCCTTCCTCAGTACGCATGCGTGGCCGCGGGGGTGGGCAGTGGGGGGGCGCCACGCATTGCCATGGCGACGTACGTGCGTGCTGACGTAATACGGCGCAGCGTCACGTTTGCCGGCAGCGGCCATGCCCAAGTAGTGGCGCGCCCCGCACTGCTCCAACGCGGCGGGACAGGTCCGGCCGCTCGGCCGCTGCCTCAGCTTCTGTAAGTCGGTACCGGGGAGCCCGGGCGGGgcgaggaggggcgggggggtggcctCTGCTCTGAGCCACGCCCACGGGGGAggggcctgggcaggggctgggccgAGGCTTGAGTTTGAGCCTGAGTCTGAGTGGGCCTGGGCCAGAGTGTGAGCCTGAGTGGGGTCTGGGTCTGGGCTTGAGCCTGAACCTGAGTGGGGCCTGGGCAGGGTCTGGGCTTAGGCCTGAGTTTGAGCTTGAGCCTGAACCTGAACTTGAGTGGGGTCTGGGCCTAAGTTTGAGCCTGAGCCTGAATGGGGCCAGGGCAGGGTCTGGGCCTGAGCTTGAGCCTGAACTTGAGTGGGGCCTGGACCTGGATATAAACCTGAGTGGGCTCTGGACCTAGGCTTGAGCCTGAGCCTTGAACCTGAGTGAGGCCTTGGCAGGGTCTGGTCCTCGGCCTGAGCTTGAGCCTGAGCCTGACCCTCGGTGGGGCCTGGGCCTTGCCCTGAGCTTGAGCCTGAGCCAAAACTTGAACCTCAGTGGGGCCTGTGGAAGGGCCAAGTGAGCTCTTTGAGGAGGGGCGGGAAGCCCCCAGGGTGTGTGTGGTTGGTGGGGGGAAAAGACCCTGCCGTGGGGCAGCCTAAACCGGGGCCCTTTGGGTCTCTTGGAGACTGGGGATGTGGGGatccccccccaaacaccccgtTCCCCCCCCAGGTTCCCGCTGCACGACGCGCCACGGTTGCGCCGGTGGCTGGCACAGATGCGCCGGGAGAACTGGCTGCCCACCCGCCACCAGCACCTCTGCAGCGACCACTTCGAGCCCTCCTGCTTCCAGTACCGCTGGGGCGTGCGCTACCTGCGGCCCGACGCTGTCCCCACcatcttcccctgcagccccacggTGAGACCCCGCTCCCTGGAAGCATCTAGAACAGTCTAGAACCCCCTCTAAAGGTTCTAGAACCATCTAGGAGCTCCCCCAGAAGGGGCTGAGAGAGGGAAAGGTCCCTTAGAAGCATCTCGGGCATCCACTGGGAGCATCTTGGGGGTCCCCAGGAGGTTCTGGGCGACTCTAGAAGGTTCTGGAGGAATCTAGAAGGTTCTGGAAGGCCCCTCAGAAGGAGCGTGAAGCTCTTTGAGGGGTGGTGGGTTGTCCCGGAGGGATCTGGAAGCTCCACAGAGGGTCCTCGAGGTGTGTCCCCCCTGGATTTCGAAGCTCCCCGGAAGGGTCTGGAGCGGCGGTGTGTCACCTCAGGGTGGCTTTTGTCCCCaaaatgtgtgttttgggggagaaACCTGCGTTGCTGCTCATCCCCTGCTCTGCCCTATTGCTGCCAGAATGTCCAGAAATTAgaatttggtttttttggttggttttttttttttttgacggAAACAGGAGAAACTCAGCACCCAGCCTAAGCAGCCCCTCAGCGGCACAGAGCCGGTGCCGCCGGCCCAACCCCTCGTCCCCAAATCCACCAGCCCAGAACCGGGCGTGACAAAACCTGGGGACAACCCCGAGGTGGTCCCTGGCCACACCGTCATCACCCAGGTGCCCCCCCAACCTCCCGCCGTGCCAGTGCTGCCATATTTCGAAGCCGTGGCCCCTCCGGAAACGGTCATTTCGTCGGCTTTAACTGTGCCCATCGTTTCCACCGTCCCCATCGTGTCCCGAGCGGCCCCAGCGCCGTTGTCGCCGCCAGATGAGCTGAGCACCGAGGAGCTGGTGGCCGTGGCCATGGTGCTGCAGCGGAAGGTGAAGGTGctgcagcagcggcggcggcggcaccgcgctCGGCTGGCGGCCATGGAGGGGCTGGTGGAGCAGCTGCGCCGCGACAGCCTCGTCTCTGAGGAGCGGCTCAAGCTGGTGGGTGACGCCGGGTGGGTGACACCGGGTGACGCCGCCAGGTGATGGCGGCGGGTGACGGCGTCAGTGCAGCTGCGGGGACATTTCGGATGCCGCCAGGGGCAGGGATGTCCCCGTGTCACCTCTGTCCCCCGTGTCCTTCCAGGCGTGTTTGCAGCCGGTGACGCCGGATCCCGCCGGTGCCGTCACCATCATctgccaggaggaggaagaggcggCGTTGGTCTACGGAGGGACGAGCTGCGGCCTCGGCCTGGCCGGGCCGttgtaaaaggcacaagctttagaaaactcttttctcttaggatgttattaatagcaggaataattaataaacagATACTGTtttatagagcacaggtgctctaggaacaatcCTGAAGATAAGTGACCACGACGGCCGAAGACTGCAGCAGTGAGCGGTGGTGTCCGAAGGGGAATTGGAACGGCACGGTCAGAAccagctgaaactgtggaatacaatggacttttgaaatgggTGATGAATTGAGAGCTGGAAGTGCCTGGAAACTCCCCagagactctttgtattgtatgttatgtCGTACAcagagagggcgctttttgtgAGCTGTGGCCACTCCCt harbors:
- the LOC141935982 gene encoding THAP domain-containing protein 8-like isoform X1, coding for MATYVRADVIRRSVTFAGSGHAQVVARPALLQRGGTGPAARPLPQLLFPLHDAPRLRRWLAQMRRENWLPTRHQHLCSDHFEPSCFQYRWGVRYLRPDAVPTIFPCSPTEKLSTQPKQPLSGTEPVPPAQPLVPKSTSPEPGVTKPGDNPEVVPGHTVITQVPPQPPAVPVLPYFEAVAPPETVISSALTVPIVSTVPIVSRAAPAPLSPPDELSTEELVAVAMVLQRKVKVLQQRRRRHRARLAAMEGLVEQLRRDSLVSEERLKLACLQPVTPDPAGAVTIICQEEEEAALVYGGTSCGLGLAGPL
- the LOC141935982 gene encoding THAP domain-containing protein 8-like isoform X2, yielding MRRENWLPTRHQHLCSDHFEPSCFQYRWGVRYLRPDAVPTIFPCSPTEKLSTQPKQPLSGTEPVPPAQPLVPKSTSPEPGVTKPGDNPEVVPGHTVITQVPPQPPAVPVLPYFEAVAPPETVISSALTVPIVSTVPIVSRAAPAPLSPPDELSTEELVAVAMVLQRKVKVLQQRRRRHRARLAAMEGLVEQLRRDSLVSEERLKLACLQPVTPDPAGAVTIICQEEEEAALVYGGTSCGLGLAGPL